A window from Actinomycetospora corticicola encodes these proteins:
- a CDS encoding ATP-binding protein produces the protein MSTPRPNQATGPSTPAPNTQPEGLPTTLGELRASDHPAKTARSVRDELRDNLLTALRAGENPWPGIVGFERTVLPQFERAIIAGHDVVLLGERGQGKTRLLRSLVALLDEWTPVIAGSELGEHPEQPIMPASIRRATLEGDSLAVGWRHRSERYAEKLATPDTSVADLIGDVDPVKVAEGRSLGDPETIHYGLVPRAHRGIVTINELPDLAERIQVALLNVMEERDIQVRGYTLRLPLDILLVASANPEDYTNRGRIITPLKDRFGAEVRTHYPLEVAGEVALIRQEADVVSEVPDHLLEVIARFTRNLRGASAIDQRSGVSARFSVAAAETVAAAALRRAAVTGEDVPVARPVDLEAVPPVLRGKLEFESGEEGREEELLTHLLRRAVAETARKRLAGVDLGPLADAVAEGRRVVTGERVPAREVVATLPSIPVVRTVADRLGAGDTEAPGPLASAVELALEHLYLTRKLAKDDHEDDGTVTYGG, from the coding sequence GTGAGCACCCCGCGCCCGAACCAGGCCACCGGCCCGTCCACCCCGGCGCCGAACACCCAGCCGGAGGGCCTCCCCACCACCCTGGGTGAGCTCCGCGCGAGCGACCACCCCGCCAAGACCGCGCGCAGCGTCCGTGACGAGCTGCGCGACAACCTCCTGACCGCCCTGCGGGCCGGCGAGAACCCGTGGCCCGGGATCGTCGGCTTCGAGCGGACCGTGCTGCCGCAGTTCGAGCGCGCGATCATCGCCGGCCACGACGTCGTCCTGCTCGGCGAGCGCGGTCAGGGCAAGACCCGGCTGCTGCGCAGCCTCGTGGCCCTGCTCGACGAGTGGACGCCCGTCATCGCCGGCTCCGAGCTCGGCGAGCACCCGGAGCAGCCGATCATGCCCGCGAGCATCCGGCGGGCGACGCTCGAGGGCGACTCGCTGGCGGTCGGCTGGCGGCACCGCTCGGAGCGCTACGCCGAGAAGCTCGCGACCCCCGACACCAGCGTCGCCGACCTCATCGGCGACGTCGACCCGGTCAAGGTCGCCGAGGGCCGCTCCCTGGGCGACCCGGAGACCATCCACTACGGCCTCGTCCCGCGCGCGCACCGCGGCATCGTCACCATCAACGAGCTGCCCGACCTCGCCGAGCGCATCCAGGTCGCGCTGCTCAACGTCATGGAGGAGCGCGACATCCAGGTGCGCGGCTACACGCTGCGCCTGCCCCTGGACATCCTCCTGGTCGCGAGCGCGAACCCCGAGGACTACACCAACCGCGGGCGGATCATCACCCCGCTGAAGGACCGCTTCGGCGCAGAGGTCCGCACCCACTACCCGCTGGAGGTCGCGGGCGAGGTCGCGCTGATCCGGCAGGAGGCGGACGTCGTCTCCGAGGTGCCCGACCACCTGCTCGAGGTCATCGCCCGCTTCACCCGCAACCTGCGCGGTGCCAGCGCCATCGACCAGCGCTCCGGCGTCTCGGCCCGGTTCTCCGTGGCCGCCGCCGAGACCGTGGCCGCGGCGGCCCTGCGCCGGGCCGCGGTGACGGGGGAGGACGTCCCGGTCGCACGCCCGGTCGACCTCGAGGCCGTGCCGCCGGTCCTGCGCGGCAAGCTCGAGTTCGAGTCCGGGGAGGAGGGTCGCGAGGAGGAGCTGCTGACCCACCTGCTGCGGCGGGCGGTCGCCGAGACCGCGCGCAAGCGGCTCGCCGGCGTGGACCTCGGTCCGCTCGCCGACGCCGTCGCCGAGGGCCGCCGCGTGGTGACGGGGGAGCGGGTCCCGGCCCGCGAGGTCGTCGCGACGCTGCCGTCGATCCCCGTCGTCCGGACCGTCGCCGACCGGCTCGGTGCGGGCGACACCGAGGCGCCCGGCCCGCTGGCCTCCGCCGTCGAGCTGGCCCTCGAGCACCTCTACCTCACCCGCAAGCTGGCCAAGGACGACCACGAGGACGACGGGACGGTCACCTATGGCGGCTGA